The nucleotide sequence GTTGATCTTCTACAACGGTGAGCCCGCGATCCAATTGCTGGAAATCGCCGGCGCGGCACTGCCCGAATCATAGGCCGCGATGCGACGAGGGTTTTGCCAGAACCCAACGGCCACCGCGACGGCATCGCCGACCATCGGACCGAGCACGATCTCTTCCGCCGTGGGAAACTCCCGATCGTTTGCCCTGTCAACGATCGCGGTGTCCGCCGATTCGAACTTATCGAATGTCTCACCGCCCGCTGACACACGTCAATGCGGCGATAGCCATGCCCCTTCGGCGGGCTGAAAAATAGTTATCGATCGTAAAGAGCGGCTAAAGCCTGGACTCCAACTCAGAGTCGCAAAGGGGTCAGGCCTCTTTTTCAGGCGCGAGAGGTCGTTTAGAACGCCGGGATGCCTCGACCTCGAACCCACTTTGCGTCCCCGAGGGCGGCCGAAGAAGGCACCCTAGTCAGCTTCTCGATCTAGCGAATGCCCACACGCGATGCAACCAATCGGGGATCGGAATGGCAATCAGCACATTGGCTCACAGCCGCCATGATTTGAAACGGCTTGTTCGGCGTTGCATTGGCGACGGACACATGATGCCAATGGAATGGACAGTCTCTGTGTAGATCGGATCGGTTGGACCGGTATCCTCAATCCCGATGCCGACTGCGAACGGGATTGGCTCGTTCGATGAGTCCAGGGTTCTGCGAGTCTGTCAGTTCAAACTTGTCGGATATCTCATTTCCGCTGAAGTGCTACACCACCACCCTATGCCCCTGAAACCCTATGCCCCTGAAACCATCCACCGTCAATCAAGTTGGATGATTACAACCGACCATCGCAATAATCTTGGTATCGTTGGTCGACTTGGCCGCTTTGCGAATCACCGTGGTGGACCAACAGCCCGACATGTTGTTGGTAAGATTCGCCTTGCGCAATCGTGAACGTTGTTGCATGAAAGGCCTTGGGTGCACGTGGTCCCCACGTTCCATAATCGCGGGTCAACCAAAGGTGCGGCGGGCCAGTCGATGGATGCAAAAAACAAGCCAAGCCTTCGCGTTCACCACCACTCATCGGCGCGTTGTAATCCACCCAATTCGCGGTTTGTTTATCAGTGCCTTCTTGGTTAATCCCGCCTTCGCTGTTGACGATACGACCGCCACCCGATTCCACGTTGAACGTGTCATTCATGCGAATGTAGGGAATCGCATAGTGCGACGCATCCCGTTTGACAGTGACGTCGCCGTAGGCCGCCGTCAGTTGAAACGCAAAGTCCAAGAAGTATTCGCCAGCACCCAACGCACGGACACGATACTGACGATGTTCGTCCAGAACTGGCGTCGAACCGTGGAACCACGTCAGCATTTCACTGAAAGTCGCGGTATCCTCATCGATTTTCAAATCATCGAACGACACGTGTCTGACGCGATCACGAAACGGCGCGACGGCACGCTTTGCGTCGGGTGATGCTTTCACGCCGGAGTACAAGGCGTTGTAGACGTCGGCATGCTGAGACTGTCCGGCCAACTGAACGTGTTTTTCACCCACCCAGAACGATCGGTGGTGCGGATACGGATCCGTCATCTTCACCGTCATCGGACGACCGCTGGCACTGCAGAAGGGATCAAAGTGTGGCAGATCCACTGAATCGTCATAGCAGTAAACGATCTTGGGTTCGCCATCGACACGGATTGTCAGACGCCCCGCTTGATCGTCGATGGATACCGCGATAGTTGCCTTTGCGGTGGTCGCCGGTTCTTCGGAAAGAGCTTTGCCGACACCTAGGGTGCCCAACAGGCATGTCGCGGCCATCATCACCATCGACCAGCGTTCACAAATACGCCGCATCATCGTTTCCATCTCGCCGCGATCAAGAATGAACAGGAACCGCCGGATTCCACCCCATCCCACCGATCGCGTCTGTGGGAGTGGTGGGAATAATCGACACCGTCGGGAAGATTGCCCAATCGGCAATCACGCGTCACAGGCAAATTCGATGATCGCGTCAGACCGTCGGCCACTCGAAACCCTTCCGCATGGGGCGGGTCAACATGGCGTTGGCTTCATCGTCGCCGACGAACTGCTCCGTATCCGGATCCCATTTCAAATTGCGACCCAACATGCGGCCGATGTTCAACAAGTGGCAGATGGTGGCGCTTCGGTGTCCGATTTCGACGTCCGCCACAGGTTGCTTGCCGGAGACACAACAATCCAACCAGTTGCCGACATGCGAACGACTTTGTCGCGGATCGTTCTTCAGCAACTCTTCGGCCATTTCCGACGGGTTGGAAGCCAGGCGTCCTCGAAAGACTTCCATCTTTGCCTTCTCGCCGACGAAGATTCCGCCGCCGCGATTGCCCTTGTCCAAGTGCACCGTGATTCCATTGGCAAATCGATAAGCCAATTTTGGCGTCGAACAAAGTTCGTTGCCACGCGCGTTGGATTCCGGGGTCTTGTAGGTGGGCAGTTCCAACGCCGGCCCATCCACTAAGATTTCCGTCGGTCCGGTGTGGTCCAGGCCCAACGCCGATTGGATTTGATCGAACCCGTGAGTTCCCCAGCCCGTCATTTCGCCGCCGCTGTACGCACGAAACGAAAGCCAGCCTGGATTGCCGCGCGGGACATAAAGCTCCTTGTGGTATGGCACGATCTCAGTGGGTCCACACCACATGTTCCAATCCAACCCCGACGGGACCGGTTGGGCGGGCAGATCACACAACCAGGGACTCTCGTAATTCGCCGCGTGAACTTCTTTGACATTTCCGATGCCACCGTTGCGAATGAATTCACAACCGATGAAGTTTTCCCGCTGCGACCTTTGATGCGATCCGACTTGGAACGTGATGCCCGTTCGCCGGGCCGCCTTCACCATCAAACGACCTTCGGGAATCGTCAGCGTCAACGGCTTTTCCGCATAGATGTGTTTACCGGCCAGTGCGGCATTGATGCAAACATTGGCTCGCCAGTGTTCGGGCGTCGCCGTCAAGATTGCGTCCACATCGGAACGATCCAGCACTTCGCGATAGTCCTGGGACACATCCGAAGCATTGTGTTGCTTGGCGATCGATTCCGCACGCGGTCGATTCACGTCGCACACGCAAACCACGTCCGTTCGAGGGTCCTTCGCCGCGGCGCTAAAGATTGCCGAACCCTGACGTCCCACGCCCACACCCGCAATCGCAATACGATCGTTCGCCCCCGGGCGATCTCCCTGGGCCAACGCTGAACGCGGAATGATGGTGGGGACGGCAAAAACCGTCGACGCCGCGGCAGCCTTCTTCATGAAACCGCGGCGGGATTGTTTGGCTTTGGACATCACGAACTCCGTGGGTGACCGATGGTGGGGGAAGGATTGGGATGGGGTGAGCAAGGTCAAGGAACGGCCACCGAATCACACGGCGATAGGCTCCGTTTCGCTGATGACCGAGCGCAGGTGTTCGATGCTGCGTTCCGCCTGGTCCAACGTGCCGCATTCGACGCTCAGCACAATGTCCTGCGGTACTGATTGGCACGTCTTCACGATCCGTTTCCAGTCGACGACGCCTTCGCCACACGCGCATCCGACGGCGGTGCCCATGACCTTGCCACGCTCCGCATCGGACTGTTCAACGCTGATATCTTTGGCATGCACGTGGATCACGCGATCCTTGATTCGCTCGATCCACTCATGGGGATCTTCGCCGCCCAGGTAGGCGTTGCCGGTGTCAAAGTTGGCACCCAAGTTGGGTGAATCCACCAAGTTCAAACAGCGATCGTACAGATCCGGCTTCAGCGAATACGTCTGATGCATTTCAAAGCCGATCTTGATGCCGCGGCGTTCACAGACCTTCAACGCTTCCATCAACGAATATCGAATTAGCACAAAGTCTTCTTCCATGGTGGTCCATGGTTGTTTGTGCCCTTCGTGCGTGTTGATAATCGGTGCGCCAGCTTCCTTGGCAAACCTGGCCGCCTGTTTCAGATATTCGACCGCAATCTCGGGCTTCGATGCCTGGCTGTGCGATGACAGGGCCGACAGTTTCAGCCCGTGCTTTTCAACCGTGTCGCGAACGCGAAACGGATCGTCCAACATCGAAACGCTGTGGAAGTACCGCGCCTCGCTTAGCAGTTCGCGGCCCCAATGGACCATCGGTTCGATGTACTCGTAACCCAGATCCGCAGCAAACTCCACGCCCCATTCGAAGGATTTGTGCGATGTCCGGACGGCTTCCAAATTCAGGCCGATTCCTACCTTTCCCATAAACCTTTATCCCTTTGATGTCGCCTTTGAAAGGCATGTGTTTGTTTTGGGGCGATGACCACGCCGACAACGACGCTGGGCCGACGTGGGGACAGCGATGAAACTGTCCACGCGTCCGATCATATCCATGCTGATGGCTCCCTGCACTGACGGAACTTGCCATATTTATGGTAGTTTCTTGTCACAGGGCCCCAGCGGACTTTTTCATCGAATACGCTTCGAGCATGGCACAGCAGAAACACGTTCTATTGCTCGTCGAAACCTCGCGCGTCTTTGGTCGCGGAGTGATCGAAGGCATATCGCGATTCGCCAAAGAACAGGCCGATTGGATCTTCCACTTCCAGGATCGTGGAATCCTGGAAGGCTTGTCGCCCTGGCTGCGCAATTGGAAAGGCGACGGGATCATCACGCGTAGTGCGGTTCGATCACTCGCAAAAGAATTCGACCGTCTGAAATGTCCCGTGGTCGAGTTGCTGGGCGACGGACAGACTTTGGTCAGCGAAGTCCGCACCGATGAAATGATCACCGCGGAGCATGCGATCGACCACCTGATCAAGCAGGGCTATCCACACGTTGCCTTTTACAGCCATTCCAATTCATGGTGGTCCGACGCACGCTTGAAAGCCTTCGAAACGATCGTCAGGCAACGTGGGCTAAGCGGTCATGTCTATCCGGGGGCTTCCGAGGGTGACCATCAACCTTACCCACCATGGAAGCCCGCGTATGAAAAGCCGACCCTGCAGTGGCTGGACCAGTTGCCAAAGCCCGTCGGGATCTGGGCGGTCGCCGATTCACAGGCCGTTCGATTGTTGGAATCGTGCTGGCAAATCGACTTGCGGGTTCCGGTGGACGTGGGAATCTTGGGCACATCGAACGACGAACTGGTTTGCAGTCTGCTTTCCCCTTCGCTGTCCAGTATCGATTTAGATGCATCCCAGATCGGGTATCACGCCGCC is from Crateriforma conspicua and encodes:
- a CDS encoding Gfo/Idh/MocA family protein, producing the protein MSKAKQSRRGFMKKAAAASTVFAVPTIIPRSALAQGDRPGANDRIAIAGVGVGRQGSAIFSAAAKDPRTDVVCVCDVNRPRAESIAKQHNASDVSQDYREVLDRSDVDAILTATPEHWRANVCINAALAGKHIYAEKPLTLTIPEGRLMVKAARRTGITFQVGSHQRSQRENFIGCEFIRNGGIGNVKEVHAANYESPWLCDLPAQPVPSGLDWNMWCGPTEIVPYHKELYVPRGNPGWLSFRAYSGGEMTGWGTHGFDQIQSALGLDHTGPTEILVDGPALELPTYKTPESNARGNELCSTPKLAYRFANGITVHLDKGNRGGGIFVGEKAKMEVFRGRLASNPSEMAEELLKNDPRQSRSHVGNWLDCCVSGKQPVADVEIGHRSATICHLLNIGRMLGRNLKWDPDTEQFVGDDEANAMLTRPMRKGFEWPTV
- a CDS encoding DUF6807 family protein, which encodes MMRRICERWSMVMMAATCLLGTLGVGKALSEEPATTAKATIAVSIDDQAGRLTIRVDGEPKIVYCYDDSVDLPHFDPFCSASGRPMTVKMTDPYPHHRSFWVGEKHVQLAGQSQHADVYNALYSGVKASPDAKRAVAPFRDRVRHVSFDDLKIDEDTATFSEMLTWFHGSTPVLDEHRQYRVRALGAGEYFLDFAFQLTAAYGDVTVKRDASHYAIPYIRMNDTFNVESGGGRIVNSEGGINQEGTDKQTANWVDYNAPMSGGEREGLACFLHPSTGPPHLWLTRDYGTWGPRAPKAFHATTFTIAQGESYQQHVGLLVHHGDSQSGQVDQRYQDYCDGRL
- a CDS encoding AraC family transcriptional regulator, with translation MAQQKHVLLLVETSRVFGRGVIEGISRFAKEQADWIFHFQDRGILEGLSPWLRNWKGDGIITRSAVRSLAKEFDRLKCPVVELLGDGQTLVSEVRTDEMITAEHAIDHLIKQGYPHVAFYSHSNSWWSDARLKAFETIVRQRGLSGHVYPGASEGDHQPYPPWKPAYEKPTLQWLDQLPKPVGIWAVADSQAVRLLESCWQIDLRVPVDVGILGTSNDELVCSLLSPSLSSIDLDASQIGYHAAALLDQKMNRPTPKRSGSKKHPKPQFISPGGVVSRGSTNPIAIHDPELSMAMQIIAREAIHGLTVEQLAQEMYVSRSTLERRFRAYFKHSPAHEINQTRIERAKTLLRDTALPVHAVSDKVGFASPENFVRFFRRIVGKTPRQYRLQFFHNVTRDVATD
- a CDS encoding sugar phosphate isomerase/epimerase family protein produces the protein MGKVGIGLNLEAVRTSHKSFEWGVEFAADLGYEYIEPMVHWGRELLSEARYFHSVSMLDDPFRVRDTVEKHGLKLSALSSHSQASKPEIAVEYLKQAARFAKEAGAPIINTHEGHKQPWTTMEEDFVLIRYSLMEALKVCERRGIKIGFEMHQTYSLKPDLYDRCLNLVDSPNLGANFDTGNAYLGGEDPHEWIERIKDRVIHVHAKDISVEQSDAERGKVMGTAVGCACGEGVVDWKRIVKTCQSVPQDIVLSVECGTLDQAERSIEHLRSVISETEPIAV